Proteins encoded in a region of the Pseudomonas putida genome:
- a CDS encoding ABC transporter permease produces the protein MPDTRHTPRTPAWLAWFIGRLGYGLLTAWVITLVVFVATQALPSDPARVILGPDAPLDSILTLQRQLGLDQPILVQYLRWLGAALGGDLGISLDSQVPVAQLLFGRLGHTLALLAGVLALVVPMALLLGVSLALRRDSRLDRWGLSALILLKATPGFLLAIGLVLVFSMPGMGWLPAVSILDPQLPLWRQWQSLVLPVVALSLSALPYLTRMVRASMIEALESEYVIAARLRGIPERRIVWRHTLPNALTPAIQGVALTLRTLVGGALLAEVIFSYPGIGTALNAAIQMRDLPMIQGVVLVITLAVVLINLLADLLTVLLTPKLRTARRVRMIRRIRRGIRPWWRRARSTPAQEATHD, from the coding sequence ATGCCTGATACACGACACACGCCCCGCACACCGGCATGGCTGGCCTGGTTCATCGGCCGACTGGGCTATGGCCTGCTCACCGCGTGGGTGATCACCCTGGTGGTGTTCGTCGCCACCCAGGCGCTGCCCTCGGACCCGGCGCGGGTGATTCTTGGCCCGGATGCGCCGCTGGACAGTATCCTCACCCTGCAACGCCAACTGGGCCTCGACCAGCCGATCCTGGTGCAATACCTGCGCTGGCTGGGCGCCGCATTGGGCGGCGATCTGGGCATTTCGCTGGACTCCCAGGTACCCGTGGCGCAGCTGCTGTTTGGCCGGTTGGGCCATACCCTGGCCTTGTTGGCCGGGGTGCTGGCGCTGGTGGTGCCGATGGCGCTGCTGCTGGGCGTGAGCCTGGCCCTGCGCCGCGATAGCCGGCTGGACCGCTGGGGGTTGTCGGCGTTGATTCTGCTCAAGGCCACGCCGGGCTTTTTGCTGGCCATCGGCCTGGTGCTGGTGTTTTCCATGCCGGGCATGGGCTGGCTGCCGGCGGTGTCGATCCTTGACCCGCAGTTGCCGTTGTGGCGGCAATGGCAATCGTTGGTGCTGCCGGTAGTGGCCCTGAGCTTGTCGGCACTGCCGTACCTGACGCGCATGGTGCGTGCCTCGATGATCGAGGCGCTGGAGTCCGAGTACGTGATCGCCGCCCGTCTGCGCGGCATCCCCGAGCGGCGCATCGTCTGGCGGCACACGTTGCCCAATGCCCTGACCCCGGCGATCCAGGGCGTGGCGCTGACCCTGCGCACGCTGGTCGGCGGCGCCCTGCTGGCAGAGGTGATCTTCAGTTACCCAGGTATAGGTACGGCGTTGAACGCAGCGATCCAGATGCGCGACCTGCCGATGATCCAGGGCGTGGTGCTGGTCATCACCCTGGCGGTGGTGCTGATCAACCTGCTGGCTGATCTGTTGACCGTATTGCTTACCCCCAAGCTGCGTACCGCGCGCCGGGTGCGGATGATCCGCCGTATCCGCCGCGGTATCCGCCCGTGGTGGCGACGCGCGCGCAGCACCCCTGCCCAGGAGGCGACCCATGACTGA
- a CDS encoding dipeptide ABC transporter ATP-binding protein, whose product MNAPLKVDSDVLQVSELRVELAGQVEVLAEVSFSLAAGEIVGLVGESGSGKTTLATALLQHARQGARIVGGQVVVAGQSVLALEGEALRLARGGLVGYVAQDPATALNPALRLGALLRETLLAHQPKLSRDAVRQRIGETLVEVGLPDDDAFLRRFPHQLSGGQQQRVMLALAFVLRPRLIVLDEPTTALDVTTQAHVLQTLKRLCREHGVAALYVTHDLAVVRELVDRVMVMYAGRLVEVAGREALFCNPAHPYTRALLAAIPDVARRQPLQAIAGHAPAPGQRPHGCAFAPRCDRHRAECSVIEPSLLTLDGKHQVACLVPHQEPLPLAGAAVEVESVPNEAVLLEVRELDVAYDRQVLFDVSLRVGQGECLALVGESGSGKTSLARAIAGLGENVQGQMRYAGEPLAFAARERDARLRHQIQYVFQNPYRALNPRQTVGQTLSAPLAHFFGVRGGEARRRVEAVLERVSLPARVADLYPHSLSGGERQRVAIARALICEPRLLVCDEITSALDVSVQASILALLQRLQGEGLTLLFVTHDLGVVRAIADRVLVLRQGRVVEQGSAEQVLGRPVDAYTRTLVEHSPRLRVGF is encoded by the coding sequence ATGAATGCGCCTTTGAAGGTCGACAGCGACGTGTTGCAAGTCAGCGAGCTGCGGGTGGAACTGGCTGGGCAGGTCGAGGTGTTGGCCGAGGTTTCCTTCAGCCTGGCGGCAGGGGAGATTGTCGGCCTGGTCGGCGAGTCCGGCTCAGGCAAGACCACCTTGGCCACGGCATTGTTGCAGCATGCCCGGCAGGGCGCGCGCATTGTTGGCGGGCAGGTGGTGGTGGCAGGGCAGTCGGTGCTGGCACTCGAAGGCGAAGCCTTGCGCCTGGCCCGTGGCGGGCTGGTCGGCTACGTGGCCCAGGACCCAGCCACGGCGCTGAACCCGGCGTTGCGCCTGGGGGCCTTGCTGCGTGAAACGCTGCTGGCGCACCAGCCCAAGCTGTCGCGCGACGCTGTGCGTCAGCGCATCGGCGAAACCCTGGTGGAGGTGGGCCTGCCCGATGACGACGCCTTCCTGCGGCGCTTCCCGCACCAACTGTCTGGCGGGCAGCAACAGCGGGTGATGCTGGCGCTGGCGTTCGTCCTGCGGCCCCGGTTGATCGTGCTCGACGAGCCTACTACCGCACTGGACGTCACCACCCAGGCCCATGTGTTGCAGACCCTCAAGCGCCTGTGCCGTGAACACGGTGTGGCGGCGCTTTACGTCACCCACGACCTGGCCGTGGTGCGTGAGCTGGTGGACCGGGTCATGGTGATGTACGCCGGGCGGCTGGTGGAGGTGGCCGGGCGCGAGGCGCTGTTCTGCAACCCTGCGCACCCTTACACCCGTGCCTTGCTCGCGGCTATCCCCGACGTTGCCCGGCGTCAGCCGCTGCAGGCGATTGCCGGGCATGCGCCGGCACCCGGGCAGCGCCCGCATGGCTGTGCGTTTGCGCCGCGCTGCGACCGGCATCGGGCCGAGTGTTCGGTGATCGAACCGTCGTTGCTGACGCTCGACGGCAAGCATCAGGTCGCCTGCCTGGTGCCGCACCAAGAACCGCTGCCCCTTGCGGGGGCGGCTGTCGAGGTTGAATCGGTGCCGAACGAAGCCGTGTTGCTAGAGGTTCGGGAGCTGGATGTCGCTTACGATCGCCAGGTGCTGTTCGATGTTTCATTGCGTGTGGGGCAAGGGGAGTGCCTGGCGCTGGTGGGCGAATCGGGTTCGGGCAAGACCAGCCTGGCCAGGGCCATTGCCGGGCTGGGCGAGAACGTTCAGGGGCAAATGCGTTACGCCGGCGAGCCTTTGGCGTTTGCCGCACGCGAGCGTGATGCCCGTTTGCGTCACCAGATTCAGTATGTGTTCCAGAACCCTTATCGGGCCTTGAACCCAAGGCAGACGGTCGGGCAAACGCTCAGCGCGCCGTTGGCGCACTTTTTCGGTGTGCGTGGTGGTGAGGCGCGGCGTCGGGTCGAGGCGGTGTTGGAACGGGTGTCGTTGCCGGCTCGGGTGGCGGATTTGTACCCGCATAGCTTGTCTGGTGGTGAACGGCAACGTGTGGCGATTGCCCGAGCGTTGATCTGCGAGCCAAGGCTGCTGGTTTGTGACGAGATTACCTCGGCGCTGGATGTGTCGGTGCAGGCGTCGATTCTGGCCTTGCTACAGCGTTTGCAGGGGGAGGGGCTGACCTTGTTGTTCGTCACCCATGACCTTGGGGTGGTGCGGGCGATTGCCGACCGGGTGCTGGTGTTGCGACAGGGGCGGGTGGTGGAGCAGGGGAGTGCCGAGCAGGTGCTTGGGAGGCCGGTTGATGCGTATACCCGGACGCTGGTGGAGCATTCGCCTCGGTTGCGTGTTGGCTTCTAG
- a CDS encoding lipase family protein: MKLPASLVFGLSALALSIGAMAAETYAPKPDPQQGDGRVSAFYTWTKAIPATPGKLLRSEPLEQALSLPNAASAQRILYTSLDGIDGKTPIVVSGALFIPKGKAPAGGWPVASWGHGTVGVADICAPSWAGRSYRDVQYLNRWLDEGYAIVATDYQGLGVPGGHPLLNNRMAAYGILDAAKAVVAGVPGLADKVLIIGQSQGGAGAFAAGAYAATSAPKLGVKGSIGTGVIYTVGSKNVGEQDQNKVDPALAYGFYTLLAAQQYDPSIDPRDFYTDKALPLFEQARTSCLSALVSDVVGTGLTPANAKKDYQGDKLKPWLAQVSYPTLKLAQPIFIGTGAEDKTPAAATQVALMQDACKAGSVVQGHLYKGLGHSETVNASLKDSIPFARQVISGQPVTPNCSPSVQ; the protein is encoded by the coding sequence ATGAAACTGCCTGCTTCGCTCGTCTTCGGCCTCAGCGCCCTGGCCCTGTCCATCGGCGCCATGGCCGCCGAAACCTACGCGCCAAAACCTGACCCGCAACAGGGCGATGGCCGCGTGTCGGCCTTCTACACCTGGACCAAGGCCATCCCCGCCACGCCCGGCAAACTGCTGCGCAGCGAACCGCTCGAGCAGGCGCTGAGCCTGCCCAATGCGGCCAGCGCACAACGCATCCTGTACACCTCGCTGGACGGTATCGACGGCAAGACGCCAATCGTGGTTTCTGGTGCGCTGTTCATCCCCAAAGGCAAGGCACCCGCGGGCGGTTGGCCGGTCGCCAGCTGGGGCCATGGCACCGTTGGCGTGGCGGATATCTGCGCGCCGTCCTGGGCCGGGCGCAGCTACCGCGACGTGCAATACCTCAACCGCTGGCTGGATGAAGGCTATGCCATCGTCGCCACCGACTACCAGGGCCTGGGTGTACCGGGCGGCCACCCATTGCTGAACAACCGCATGGCCGCTTACGGCATTCTCGATGCGGCCAAGGCCGTGGTCGCCGGCGTACCGGGGCTGGCCGACAAGGTGTTGATCATTGGCCAGTCGCAAGGGGGGGCCGGGGCCTTTGCCGCCGGGGCCTATGCGGCAACCTCTGCGCCCAAGCTGGGCGTCAAGGGCAGTATCGGCACAGGGGTGATCTACACCGTGGGTTCGAAAAATGTCGGCGAACAGGACCAGAACAAGGTCGACCCGGCCCTGGCCTACGGCTTCTACACGCTGCTTGCCGCGCAGCAGTATGACCCGAGCATCGACCCGCGCGACTTCTACACCGACAAGGCCCTGCCACTGTTCGAGCAGGCGCGCACCAGTTGCCTGTCAGCACTGGTCAGCGACGTGGTCGGCACCGGCCTGACCCCGGCCAATGCCAAGAAGGACTACCAGGGCGACAAGCTCAAGCCCTGGCTGGCGCAGGTGTCGTACCCGACCTTGAAGCTGGCCCAGCCGATCTTCATCGGCACCGGCGCCGAGGACAAGACCCCCGCCGCCGCCACCCAGGTAGCGCTGATGCAGGACGCCTGCAAGGCAGGCTCGGTGGTGCAGGGCCACCTGTACAAAGGCCTGGGCCACAGTGAAACGGTGAATGCCTCGTTGAAGGACTCCATCCCCTTCGCCCGCCAGGTCATCAGCGGCCAACCGGTCACCCCTAATTGCAGCCCAAGCGTCCAGTAA
- a CDS encoding ABC transporter substrate-binding protein — protein MNNPWRHALALLGGLFLSLAALAAEPPAAVRIAIVAFTQGGAPVFGGIPGRVIEEGWLEQQLAARGVKLQWTALPHAGAGPQINEGFSNDSLDFAVRGDLPSVIAGAGQVPGKLVVPGGSGNNIYLVVPSNSTVRSIQDLKGKRLALHRGRPWEFAFSNFLESQGLKLSDFKIANLNPQVGAAAVSAGKVDAAVLLNEAYALEDKGVARILWSTKQGANDWRLVSDLWGTDRFVQQHADLTQLVATAWVRAAWWISQEQNRDAYYALSSRAGVSESVLRRDDQDDPVAWQARWAPKSDAQLKTHYDALGQYALANRLIRTPYDITSDLATGFTRQALIDLQLTHYWPSLDAQISQQP, from the coding sequence ATGAACAATCCCTGGCGTCATGCCCTTGCTCTGTTGGGCGGCCTGTTCCTCAGCCTGGCTGCGCTGGCAGCCGAGCCACCGGCGGCGGTGCGCATTGCCATCGTCGCCTTCACCCAGGGCGGGGCGCCGGTGTTCGGCGGCATCCCCGGCCGGGTGATCGAGGAAGGCTGGCTGGAACAGCAACTGGCCGCCCGCGGCGTGAAACTGCAATGGACCGCCCTGCCCCATGCCGGCGCCGGGCCACAGATCAACGAAGGCTTCAGCAACGACAGCCTGGACTTTGCCGTGCGTGGCGACCTGCCTTCGGTCATCGCCGGGGCTGGCCAGGTGCCGGGCAAGCTGGTGGTGCCGGGCGGTAGCGGCAACAACATCTACCTGGTGGTGCCGAGCAATTCCACTGTGCGCAGCATCCAGGACCTCAAGGGCAAACGCCTGGCCCTGCACCGTGGTCGCCCGTGGGAGTTCGCCTTCAGCAACTTCCTCGAAAGCCAAGGCCTGAAACTGAGTGATTTCAAGATCGCCAACCTCAACCCGCAAGTGGGCGCCGCTGCGGTTTCCGCCGGCAAGGTCGATGCCGCCGTGTTGCTCAACGAAGCCTATGCCCTGGAAGACAAAGGCGTGGCGCGCATTCTCTGGTCGACCAAGCAAGGCGCCAATGATTGGCGGCTGGTCTCGGACCTGTGGGGCACCGACCGCTTCGTGCAGCAGCACGCCGACCTGACGCAACTGGTGGCCACCGCCTGGGTGCGCGCGGCCTGGTGGATTTCCCAGGAACAGAACCGCGACGCCTACTACGCGCTGTCATCGCGCGCGGGGGTCAGTGAAAGCGTGCTACGCCGTGACGACCAGGACGACCCCGTGGCCTGGCAAGCGCGCTGGGCGCCAAAAAGCGATGCGCAGCTTAAAACCCATTACGACGCCCTGGGCCAGTACGCACTGGCCAACCGGCTGATTCGCACGCCCTACGACATTACCAGCGACCTGGCCACGGGCTTTACCCGCCAGGCCTTGATCGACTTGCAACTGACCCATTACTGGCCGTCCCTCGACGCCCAGATCAGCCAACAACCTTGA
- a CDS encoding LLM class flavin-dependent oxidoreductase, with protein MSIEFVGMIFPRQWSETRGVRTADFDLPFIRHHARAHEHAGFDRVLIASGPGSADSLQIAAYAAAHTERLGFMIAHRPALTAPTVAARAFATLDHTTGGGRIRLHAITGITAEPQEGDTLLDKTERYRRADEYLEIVRRTWTAEEPFDFEGRYFNIKGAFSPVKPLQQPHIPISFGGSSDIAYQIAVKHADLYALWGEPLSGVAEQIGKLKAAAAAAGVAAPRISLSVRLILAATEEQAWQRAEQILAQIKANPQFAADSPWQKRIKGTGSERLLAAAARADRHDRALWMPTATAVGAYGDTTALVGTPETVAQALLDYVDLGVTTFLNRGYDPLYDTVDYGRWVIPAVREEVRRRQAQFVG; from the coding sequence ATGTCCATTGAATTCGTCGGCATGATCTTCCCCCGCCAGTGGTCCGAGACCCGTGGCGTGCGCACAGCGGACTTCGACCTGCCGTTCATTCGTCACCACGCCCGCGCCCATGAGCATGCCGGGTTCGACCGGGTGCTGATCGCCAGCGGCCCAGGCAGCGCCGACAGCCTGCAGATTGCCGCCTATGCGGCCGCGCACACCGAACGCCTGGGTTTCATGATCGCCCACCGCCCGGCCCTGACAGCGCCAACGGTGGCCGCACGGGCATTCGCCACCCTCGACCATACCACCGGCGGCGGGCGCATCCGCTTGCACGCAATTACCGGTATTACCGCCGAGCCGCAAGAAGGTGACACCCTGCTGGACAAGACCGAGCGCTACCGGCGTGCCGACGAGTACCTCGAGATTGTCCGCCGCACCTGGACCGCCGAGGAACCGTTCGACTTCGAGGGCCGCTACTTCAACATCAAAGGTGCTTTTTCACCGGTCAAACCGTTGCAGCAGCCGCATATCCCGATTTCCTTCGGTGGCTCGTCCGATATCGCCTACCAGATCGCCGTCAAGCATGCGGATTTGTATGCCCTGTGGGGTGAGCCGCTGAGCGGTGTTGCCGAGCAGATCGGCAAACTCAAGGCGGCCGCGGCCGCCGCAGGCGTAGCCGCACCCAGGATTAGTCTGTCGGTGCGGCTGATTTTGGCTGCCACCGAAGAACAGGCCTGGCAGCGCGCCGAACAGATCCTCGCGCAGATCAAAGCCAACCCGCAGTTTGCGGCAGACAGCCCGTGGCAGAAGCGTATCAAAGGCACCGGTTCCGAGCGCCTGCTCGCTGCCGCCGCCCGCGCCGACCGGCATGATCGGGCGTTGTGGATGCCGACGGCGACCGCAGTGGGTGCCTATGGCGATACCACTGCGCTGGTGGGCACGCCGGAAACGGTGGCCCAGGCGTTGCTCGATTATGTCGACCTAGGGGTGACCACTTTTCTCAACCGCGGTTATGACCCGCTGTATGACACGGTGGATTACGGGCGCTGGGTGATTCCGGCGGTGCGCGAGGAAGTGCGGCGGCGGCAGGCGCAGTTTGTGGGGTGA
- a CDS encoding LLM class flavin-dependent oxidoreductase: protein MSIEFFTRLPLHGETQFLPGDPRNRGDWHAGGPSTGAVSGFAVGDHFTYIDYLGQIARAAEINGFGGALMVNAPTGEEPWTVCSLLARETRTLKFVTAFQPYHYTPWVAVQQAATYQRATGNRLVWNIINGGSDAIQRQVGDFEDHDQRYARATEFMDVVRGYWHNEQFHYQGTYYRAEGGGLRGPLKKAELPLICTAGSSVAAREFAAKHADFYLMRAEHPDEIAALIADIRARALKWGRTDIRFGLSIDVIARDTEEAALAEAKRFFDEGVAKGTVKARAAHAGLRTARKLSYEHDYNDKDEQQAFDDFFIHPNVWTGFGYIGIPPGCALVGSYANVVARIREYHGIGIDLFFLAGYPHLEEAYRIGEHILPHFRDQRAALARPVAEPVQLHASNGA from the coding sequence ATGAGCATCGAATTCTTCACCCGCCTGCCCCTGCATGGCGAAACCCAGTTCCTTCCCGGCGACCCGCGCAACCGCGGCGACTGGCATGCGGGCGGGCCCAGCACCGGTGCAGTGTCGGGGTTTGCCGTGGGTGATCACTTCACCTACATCGACTACCTCGGCCAAATCGCCCGCGCCGCTGAAATAAACGGTTTTGGCGGCGCGCTGATGGTCAATGCCCCCACCGGCGAAGAGCCGTGGACGGTGTGCTCGCTGCTGGCCCGTGAAACCCGCACGCTGAAATTCGTCACCGCCTTCCAGCCCTATCACTACACCCCATGGGTGGCCGTACAGCAGGCCGCGACCTACCAACGCGCCACTGGCAATCGCCTGGTATGGAACATCATCAATGGCGGTTCGGATGCCATCCAGCGCCAGGTCGGTGACTTCGAAGACCATGACCAGCGCTACGCCCGCGCCACCGAGTTCATGGACGTGGTGCGCGGCTATTGGCACAACGAGCAGTTCCACTACCAAGGCACCTACTACCGCGCCGAGGGCGGTGGCCTGCGCGGCCCGCTGAAAAAAGCCGAGCTGCCGCTGATCTGCACGGCAGGTTCGTCGGTGGCAGCGCGCGAATTCGCGGCCAAGCACGCCGACTTCTACCTGATGCGCGCCGAGCACCCGGACGAGATTGCCGCGCTGATCGCCGATATCCGCGCCCGCGCGCTGAAGTGGGGCCGCACCGATATTCGCTTTGGCCTGTCCATCGACGTGATCGCTCGCGATACCGAAGAGGCGGCACTGGCCGAGGCCAAGCGCTTCTTCGACGAAGGCGTGGCCAAGGGCACGGTCAAGGCTCGCGCTGCCCATGCGGGCCTGCGCACGGCACGCAAACTGAGCTATGAGCACGACTACAACGACAAGGACGAGCAACAGGCCTTCGACGACTTCTTCATCCACCCCAATGTGTGGACCGGCTTCGGCTACATCGGCATCCCGCCCGGCTGCGCGCTGGTAGGCAGCTACGCCAACGTAGTGGCGCGCATCCGCGAGTACCACGGCATAGGCATCGATCTGTTCTTCCTGGCCGGCTACCCGCACCTGGAAGAAGCCTACCGCATCGGCGAGCACATCCTGCCGCACTTTCGTGACCAGCGCGCAGCCCTTGCCCGCCCTGTAGCCGAACCCGTGCAACTGCACGCCAGCAACGGAGCCTGA
- a CDS encoding ABC transporter substrate-binding protein gives MARDGYPLSRRSFLGHAGVLAGGLLAGCGPADGPTHAVADQPRHGGRLRLGIIDGNQSGNLDAHKPIGSGIVRGFALYSKLWEWDEQMQPRLALAEFAEPNADASSWTLRLKPGLEFHHGKTIDADDLIFSIRRLTDPQLASPYAALLHWVDRDNLVKLDDRTVRLGFREGRSYLPLPETWVNFGGIVPVDYHPVTNPVGAGPYKLKSFTPGQRSLFTRFDNYYKPGKPYADELEIIDFKDQTGRLAALRAGQIDMANVMSTEHLQVLQADPRLRLLKSVSGNWLSFDMNTAKAPFDDPRVREAFRLLADRDELVRRALNGQGRVANDLYAPFDPTFDHSIGPRPHDPQRAAQLLREAGHEQLQVELVTTPGPGLASALVLAEQARRIGVTLNVRQVDLATFQGPQRDDWTLSTGGSIGAPFLASAIHTDAPFAVANKTHFNDPEFSQAFLAAMAQPDLEKRKNLVHQAQRIQYERGGMLIWGFADLLDSVSTRVGGAQAEQSLFSTWRFESLWLKT, from the coding sequence ATGGCCAGGGACGGTTACCCACTGAGCCGGCGCAGTTTCCTTGGCCACGCCGGCGTGCTGGCCGGCGGGTTGCTGGCCGGCTGCGGCCCCGCCGACGGCCCAACCCATGCCGTGGCCGACCAGCCACGCCATGGCGGGCGCCTGCGCCTGGGCATCATCGACGGCAACCAGAGCGGCAACCTCGACGCCCACAAGCCCATCGGCAGCGGCATCGTGCGTGGCTTTGCCCTGTACAGCAAGCTGTGGGAATGGGACGAGCAGATGCAGCCGCGCCTGGCCCTGGCCGAGTTCGCCGAGCCCAATGCCGATGCCAGCAGCTGGACCTTGCGCCTGAAGCCGGGGCTGGAGTTCCACCACGGCAAGACCATCGACGCCGACGACCTGATCTTCTCCATCCGCCGCCTCACCGACCCGCAGCTGGCCTCGCCCTACGCGGCGCTGCTGCACTGGGTGGACCGCGACAACCTGGTCAAGCTGGACGACCGTACCGTACGCCTGGGCTTTCGCGAAGGGCGCAGCTACCTGCCGCTGCCGGAGACCTGGGTCAACTTCGGCGGCATCGTGCCGGTGGACTACCACCCAGTCACCAACCCGGTCGGCGCCGGGCCTTACAAACTGAAAAGCTTCACCCCAGGTCAGCGCTCACTGTTCACCCGCTTCGACAACTACTACAAACCCGGCAAGCCTTATGCCGATGAACTGGAGATCATCGACTTCAAGGACCAGACCGGCCGCCTGGCGGCATTGCGGGCCGGGCAGATCGACATGGCCAACGTCATGTCCACCGAACACCTGCAGGTGCTGCAAGCCGACCCACGGCTGCGCCTGCTGAAGTCGGTGAGCGGCAACTGGCTGTCGTTCGACATGAACACCGCCAAGGCGCCGTTCGACGACCCGCGCGTGCGCGAGGCATTCCGCCTGCTGGCCGACCGTGACGAGCTGGTGCGCCGTGCGCTCAATGGCCAAGGCCGGGTGGCCAACGACCTGTATGCACCGTTCGACCCCACCTTCGACCACAGCATCGGCCCACGCCCTCATGACCCGCAGCGCGCAGCCCAGTTGCTGCGCGAAGCCGGCCATGAACAGTTGCAGGTGGAGTTGGTGACCACGCCAGGGCCAGGGCTGGCTTCGGCCCTGGTGCTGGCCGAGCAGGCCCGGCGTATCGGTGTGACCCTCAATGTGCGCCAGGTCGACCTGGCCACCTTCCAAGGGCCGCAGCGCGATGACTGGACCTTGAGTACCGGTGGCAGCATCGGTGCGCCGTTCCTGGCCAGCGCGATTCACACCGATGCGCCATTCGCCGTGGCCAACAAGACCCACTTCAACGACCCCGAATTCAGTCAGGCCTTTCTCGCCGCCATGGCCCAGCCAGACCTGGAGAAGCGCAAGAACCTGGTGCACCAGGCGCAACGCATTCAATACGAACGCGGCGGCATGTTGATCTGGGGCTTTGCCGACCTGCTCGACAGTGTCAGCACCCGCGTGGGTGGCGCGCAGGCAGAGCAGTCGCTGTTCAGTACCTGGCGGTTCGAGAGCCTGTGGCTGAAAACCTGA
- a CDS encoding ABC transporter permease produces the protein MTESRWLADPQVRRGAVITLLVALLAAFGPWLAPHAPTAMVGPVYGPPAAGAPLGHDFLGHDLLSRLLSGGLSVLWMSVAAATLALLVGGSLGLLAGFSRRRLDQAISWAADVSLAFPDLILVLLIVSMLGRAPWLIVLTVAIAFTPGVIRLARGSAVAVAGQEFVEAAQMMGYPRWRILFQEILPNILTPLLVHFGNMLTWAVGMLSGLSFLGYGVAPPAADWGLMINENQAGLLVQPWAVLAPALLIGVFAYGTNILAEGIGRVSARVGEKQS, from the coding sequence ATGACTGAATCCCGTTGGCTGGCCGACCCGCAGGTACGGCGTGGCGCCGTGATCACCTTGTTGGTGGCGCTGTTGGCCGCGTTCGGCCCCTGGCTGGCGCCGCATGCTCCCACGGCGATGGTGGGGCCGGTGTACGGCCCGCCGGCCGCCGGAGCGCCGCTGGGGCATGATTTTCTTGGCCATGACCTGTTATCGAGGCTGCTCAGTGGCGGGTTATCGGTACTGTGGATGTCGGTTGCCGCAGCCACCTTGGCATTGCTGGTCGGTGGCAGCCTGGGCTTGCTGGCCGGGTTCTCGCGCCGGCGCCTGGACCAGGCGATCAGTTGGGCGGCGGATGTGTCGCTGGCGTTTCCCGACCTGATCCTGGTGCTGCTGATCGTGTCCATGCTCGGCAGGGCGCCGTGGCTGATCGTGTTGACCGTAGCCATTGCCTTCACCCCAGGCGTCATCCGCCTGGCGCGCGGCAGCGCGGTGGCGGTAGCCGGGCAGGAGTTTGTCGAGGCTGCGCAGATGATGGGTTACCCGCGTTGGCGCATCCTCTTTCAGGAAATCCTGCCGAATATTCTTACGCCCCTGCTGGTGCACTTCGGCAACATGCTGACCTGGGCGGTGGGCATGCTGTCGGGCTTGAGTTTTCTGGGCTACGGGGTGGCACCGCCTGCTGCCGACTGGGGGCTGATGATCAATGAAAACCAGGCCGGCTTGCTGGTGCAGCCGTGGGCCGTGCTGGCTCCGGCGTTACTGATCGGCGTGTTTGCCTATGGCACCAATATCCTCGCCGAGGGCATTGGCCGGGTCAGCGCACGGGTCGGGGAGAAACAGTCATGA